The following are encoded in a window of Candidatus Microthrix parvicella Bio17-1 genomic DNA:
- a CDS encoding molybdopterin-dependent oxidoreductase: MTSSYHNPPIPPAHTPAFHNPPSRPAVAGILAGAAGLGLGELLAALIGPIRSPLLAVADRVVDLSPTGVREWAISTLGTLDKPVTILGTLVLLALASAGLGVLAARGRRAAAWAAAGAMGMGVIGAVAAWSGRGGGMGSGFGALAGAAVSAGALWALFGATRRTTPGVGGRDTRAPALKPDPAAAHGPNPESEPDVELDHEAPLLSPMRRRTVLGGLGVAAIVQLALAGAIRVVGGRTQAQQARSQVTLPPVDSPLAPLPKQTASAPGAGTPGLSPLITPNDDFYRIDTAFTIPSVDVDTWALTIAGGSNGPLTLSYDDLLAREQVEIDCTLSCVSNEVGGDLVGNARWQGVELAPLLAEAGVPEGATQVGATSTDGWTCGFPIETLDRPSGDATPPAIIAVAMGGEPLPLAHGFPARLVIPGLYGYVSACKWLERIELTTWEDFTGYWVPRGWSREAPIKTQSRIDVPADGATVNAGPTTIAGVAWAGIRGLAEVETRVDGGPWRPANLGPKLSDATWRQWWTDWNATTGSHTLTVRATDGAGNTQTARPSRPDPNGATGWHAVVVTVR; the protein is encoded by the coding sequence ATGACGTCGTCCTATCACAACCCGCCCATCCCACCGGCGCACACCCCAGCGTTCCACAACCCACCCAGCCGGCCGGCGGTGGCCGGCATATTGGCGGGAGCGGCCGGGCTTGGCCTCGGGGAGTTGCTGGCAGCCCTGATCGGCCCCATCCGTTCCCCCTTGTTGGCGGTGGCCGACCGGGTGGTTGACCTCAGCCCAACCGGAGTTCGGGAGTGGGCAATCTCCACGCTGGGAACCCTGGACAAGCCGGTCACCATCCTCGGGACCCTGGTGTTGCTGGCACTCGCGTCGGCAGGTCTTGGCGTGTTGGCGGCTCGTGGGCGCCGAGCCGCCGCATGGGCCGCAGCGGGGGCAATGGGTATGGGCGTGATCGGTGCGGTGGCCGCCTGGAGTGGGCGTGGTGGCGGGATGGGCTCGGGCTTCGGCGCGCTGGCGGGCGCTGCAGTCTCGGCCGGTGCCCTCTGGGCGCTCTTCGGAGCGACCCGCCGGACAACGCCAGGAGTCGGCGGCCGTGACACCAGGGCTCCAGCCCTCAAACCGGACCCGGCAGCAGCCCACGGGCCAAACCCAGAATCCGAACCCGACGTCGAACTCGACCACGAGGCGCCGCTGCTCTCCCCCATGCGTCGACGCACCGTGCTGGGAGGTCTTGGCGTGGCCGCCATCGTCCAACTTGCGTTGGCCGGAGCCATTCGCGTGGTGGGCGGCCGCACCCAGGCCCAACAGGCTCGCAGCCAGGTGACGCTGCCCCCGGTCGACTCGCCCCTCGCCCCGCTCCCCAAGCAGACCGCATCCGCCCCAGGTGCGGGCACCCCCGGGCTTTCGCCGCTCATCACCCCCAACGATGACTTCTATCGAATCGACACCGCCTTCACGATTCCCAGCGTGGACGTGGACACGTGGGCCCTCACCATCGCCGGAGGAAGCAATGGGCCGCTGACGTTGAGCTACGACGACCTCCTGGCACGGGAGCAGGTTGAGATCGACTGCACGCTGAGCTGCGTCTCCAACGAGGTTGGAGGTGACCTGGTGGGCAACGCACGGTGGCAGGGTGTTGAGCTGGCACCGCTGCTGGCCGAAGCCGGGGTACCCGAGGGTGCGACGCAGGTGGGCGCAACCTCCACCGACGGCTGGACCTGCGGGTTTCCCATCGAAACCCTTGACCGGCCCTCAGGCGACGCCACACCACCGGCGATCATCGCCGTGGCCATGGGAGGCGAACCCTTGCCGCTCGCTCACGGGTTTCCGGCCAGGCTGGTGATCCCCGGCCTGTACGGCTACGTGTCGGCCTGCAAGTGGCTGGAACGAATCGAGTTGACCACCTGGGAGGACTTCACCGGCTATTGGGTACCCCGGGGTTGGTCTCGGGAAGCGCCGATCAAGACCCAGAGTCGCATCGACGTGCCCGCTGATGGGGCCACCGTCAACGCCGGGCCGACGACGATCGCCGGGGTGGCCTGGGCCGGCATCCGCGGGCTGGCAGAGGTGGAGACACGGGTGGACGGCGGGCCCTGGCGCCCCGCCAACCTGGGTCCGAAGCTGTCGGACGCCACCTGGCGGCAATGGTGGACGGACTGGAACGCCACCACCGGCAGCCACACCCTGACCGTGCGGGCCACCGATGGGGCCGGCAACACTCAGACCGCACGGCCCAGCCGACCCGACCCCAACGGTGCCACCGGCTGGCACGCCGTGGTGGTCACCGTCAGGTAG